From the Thermococcus guaymasensis DSM 11113 genome, one window contains:
- a CDS encoding MazG nucleotide pyrophosphohydrolase domain-containing protein produces the protein MKIREFQEMIREIYFHKDSKRGVERTFLWFVEEVGELSEAIRKNDREAMEEEFADVLAWLASLANLLGVDLEEAAKKKYPGVCPYCKKNPCECEEKF, from the coding sequence ATGAAGATTCGGGAGTTTCAGGAGATGATTCGGGAGATTTACTTCCACAAGGACTCAAAGAGGGGCGTTGAGAGAACCTTCCTCTGGTTCGTGGAGGAAGTCGGTGAACTGAGCGAGGCGATACGGAAGAACGACCGCGAGGCCATGGAGGAGGAGTTCGCCGACGTTCTGGCATGGCTCGCGAGCTTAGCAAACCTGCTCGGAGTTGACCTGGAAGAGGCCGCAAAGAAGAAGTATCCCGGCGTCTGTCCCTACTGCAAGAAAAATCCGTGCGAGTGCGAGGAGAAGTTTTAA
- a CDS encoding aspartate/glutamate racemase family protein, with amino-acid sequence MKKIGLIGGTTPESTCYYYRNYIRLSREKFGPFTFPELIIYSINFEEFKNNPRGWEGRKEILIKAAKALERAGAEIIALTANTPHIVFPDVQKAVSVPMVSIIEALIEEMKRRDVKKVLLLGTKTTMTADFYKNALREAGFEVITPNEEEIDEIDRIIFEELAFENLKSKPYLVDLVERYAKEKGVEGVILGCTELPLAIKQGDVPVEVFDTAEIHMRKLIELAAE; translated from the coding sequence ATGAAAAAGATAGGCCTCATAGGTGGAACGACGCCGGAATCAACCTGTTACTACTACAGGAACTACATCAGGCTGAGCAGAGAAAAGTTCGGGCCGTTTACGTTTCCGGAGCTGATAATCTACTCGATAAACTTCGAAGAGTTCAAAAACAACCCCCGCGGCTGGGAAGGACGGAAAGAGATACTGATCAAGGCCGCGAAGGCCCTTGAGAGGGCCGGAGCTGAAATAATAGCCCTGACCGCTAACACACCGCACATAGTCTTTCCAGATGTCCAGAAAGCCGTTAGCGTGCCGATGGTGAGCATAATAGAGGCCCTCATCGAGGAGATGAAAAGGAGGGACGTTAAGAAGGTTCTCCTCCTCGGGACGAAGACGACGATGACGGCGGACTTCTACAAGAACGCCCTCCGCGAGGCGGGCTTTGAGGTAATAACCCCCAACGAAGAAGAGATTGACGAAATAGACAGGATAATCTTCGAGGAGCTGGCCTTTGAGAACCTCAAGAGCAAGCCCTACCTGGTTGACCTCGTGGAAAGATATGCAAAGGAAAAAGGAGTTGAGGGAGTTATCCTCGGCTGCACCGAGCTCCCGCTGGCCATAAAGCAGGGCGACGTGCCGGTCGAGGTCTTCGACACGGCCGAAATCCACATGAGGAAGCTCATCGAGCTCGCGGCCGAGTGA
- a CDS encoding cob(I)yrinic acid a,c-diamide adenosyltransferase, producing MPITTKTGDKGLTGLFTGDRVAKYSPIMEANGTIDELDSFLGEAKHYVPEEMAEILEKIQVQLYDLMAELASRGKYAKVGDDEIRWLEELTKKYEDELQIRAFVLPGSTIASAKLDVCRAITRRAERRVAKLVLDYGFGQNALVYLNRLSDLLFIMARAIEKREGKLKEVK from the coding sequence ATGCCTATAACAACAAAGACCGGCGATAAAGGTTTAACAGGCCTCTTCACCGGCGACCGCGTGGCGAAGTATTCACCAATAATGGAGGCCAACGGCACTATAGACGAGCTCGACAGCTTTCTCGGGGAAGCCAAGCACTATGTCCCGGAAGAGATGGCGGAAATCCTCGAAAAAATCCAGGTTCAGCTCTACGACCTGATGGCCGAGCTCGCGAGCAGGGGGAAGTACGCCAAGGTGGGCGATGACGAGATTCGCTGGCTTGAGGAGCTTACGAAGAAGTACGAGGACGAGCTCCAGATTAGAGCTTTCGTCCTGCCCGGCTCAACGATAGCGAGTGCGAAGCTCGACGTCTGCAGAGCCATAACCAGGAGGGCCGAGAGGAGAGTGGCCAAACTCGTCCTCGACTACGGTTTCGGCCAGAACGCTCTCGTCTACCTAAACAGGCTCAGCGATCTGCTCTTCATAATGGCGAGGGCGATAGAGAAGCGCGAGGGGAAGCTGAAGGAGGTCAAATGA